Proteins encoded within one genomic window of Rhinoraja longicauda isolate Sanriku21f unplaced genomic scaffold, sRhiLon1.1 Scf000160, whole genome shotgun sequence:
- the LOC144590216 gene encoding uncharacterized protein LOC144590216, protein MGILQDAGIQREIVEMLENLMRLNNPYINSIKVAKDRIRDLPEASIVIDPDRRPPFEHERRFNRQIANEVAVIIPNNNEPEATSRHIILKERGGGLRIISESHRSYDSLQYVLFFPLGDDGWHYQLKMRNSRKLTAMRYYAYKIMNRDNEFNQLLRGGRLFQQYVVDMAAKIENDRLNYIRLNQASLRSTTYKGLTDALNDNDDLDNIGKRIILSSTFVGGPRYMMERCQDAMMYVRKYGNASFFITMTCNPKWIEIQRCLFLNQQPCDRPDLITRVFDLKRKLFIKCLTGPDGLFGNCIAFVLTVEYQKRGLPHLHCLLWLDEANKPRPRDVDRFVQAEIPDPQLDPELHGLVLKHMIHGPYCKHTSQCWKNGRCNKRFPKPFIESTRCGDDSYPMYRRRSPDMGGFQGHQERRRHRPITSEWVVPYNAQLLKLFQCHLNVEICSSVKSVKYVIKYTLKGSDQAVFGLNRDDEIIQYLTGRYIGPSEAVGSILGFTTHERHPPVIRLQVHLPEEQRVVITADAVQRVRNDDFARTTLTAFMELCSRDQFARTLYYADVPRFYTWNNKKWQRRKVGKIVEDFPGFFEVNVLGRVYTVSPRCGDLYYLRLLLHHVKGPVSFDSLRTHDGHILSSFKDVCIERGLLQDDDHWRQTMEDAEKTKLPGAIRDLFVVLLMNDEVNNPRQLWDRFKNSMSENFLEKESTLSSHQNIMIDERHHDQALLYIQDKLANYNKTLGYFHLPKPRNGRMNIVDNPELLHELQYSVPEQQQFVAEKEPMLNAEQRVVYDHVCGCLDRNVPSMIFIDSPAGTGKTFLTNLILSKVRGKGDVAFAVASSGIAATLMPGGRTAHSRFKIPIEVSENTMCNIEKNSYTAQLIRQVRLIVWDECPMIRRESFEAVDRTLRDICTKDEPFGDNSFLL, encoded by the exons ATGGGtatactgcaagatgctggtattcaaagggaaattgttgagaTGCTTGAAAACTTGATGAGACTAAACAACCCTTACATTAATTCAATTAAAGTGGCAAAGGATAGAATTCGAGATTTACCAGAGGCATCCatcgtcattgatccagatcgtcGGCCACCATTTGAACATGAAAGGAGATTTAACAGACAAATTGCCAATGAAGTTGCTGTCATAATACCAAACAATAATGAACCTGAGGCAACATCACGTCACATTAtcttgaaagaaagaggaggaggcCTGCGGATCATTTCAGAGTCTCACAGGTCGTATGATAGTCTTCAATATGTTCTTTTCTttccgcttggagatgatggatggcattACCAACTCAAAATGCGTAACAGCAGGAAGTTGACAGCGATGCGATATTATGCCTATAAGATCATGAATCGTGATAATGAATTTAACCAACTTTTGAGAGGAGGAcgactctttcaacaatatgtcGTCGACATGGCTGCTAAGATTGAGAACGATAGGCTCAATTATATTCGCCTAAATCAAGCATCGTTGAGATCAACAACTTACAAAGGCCTGACGGATGCCTTAAATGATAATGACGATTTGGATAACATTGGAAAGCGCATAATCCTCTCCTCAACATTTGTCGGTGGACCGAGATACATGATGGAACGATGCCAGGACGCCATGATGTATGTTCGGAAGTACGGCAATGCTTCGTTTTTCATTACGATGACTTGCAATCCGAAGTGGATCGAAATCCAACGCTGCCTCTTTTTGAATCAGCAGCCATGTGATAGACCAGACTTGATTACaagggtcttcgatctgaaaagaaaactcttcatcaagtgccttactggaccggatggcctctttggaaattgtatagcttttgtcttgactgtggaatatcagaagagaggactgcctcatttgcactgtctgctgtggcttgacgaagcgaataagccacggccacgagatgttgacagatttgtgcaagctgaaataccagacccgcagttagatcccgagctgcatggattggtactaaagcacatgattcatggaccgtactgcaaacacacctctcagtgttggaagaatggaagatgcaataaaagattcccgaagccatttatcgagagcacaaggtgtggagatgattcatatcctatgtacaggagaagatctccggatatgggaggatttcaaggacatcaagaacgacgccggcatcgacctattacttctgaatgggttgtgccctataatgctcaactcttgaagttgttccaatgtcacttgaatgttgagatatgctcctctgtcaagtcggtcaaatacgtcatcaagtacaccttgaaggggagtgatcaagcagtttttggacttaacagggatgacgagattatacagtacttgactggaagatacattggtccatcagaagcagtgggatcaatccttggatttacaactcatgagagacaccctcctgtcattcgactccaggtacatctaccagaagaacaacgagtcgttatcacagccgatgctgttcagcgggttagaaatgatgatttcgcgagaacaactttaactgcattcatggaattgtgttctcgagatcaatttgcacggactttgtattacgctgatgttccccggttttacacgtggaacaataagaaatggcaaagaaggaaggttggaaagatagtggaggattttccaggtttttttgaagtcaacgttctgggacgtgtgtatacagtttctccaagatgtggtgatctgtactacttgagactgcttctccatcacgtaaaagggccagtatcctttgattcattaaggacacatgatggacatattctttcttcattcaaagacgtctgcatagaaagaggtttgttgcaagatgatgaccattggcgacagacgatggaagatgctgagaagacaaagctccctggtgcaataagagatttatttgtcgttttgctgatgaacgacgaggtcaacaatcctcgacaactatgggatcgcttcaaaaattccatgtctgagaatttccttgaaaaagaatcgacactaagcagtcatcaaaatatcatgattgatgagaggcatcatgatcaagctctgttgtatattcaagacaagcttgcgaattataacaagaccctgggatactttcatttgcccaaaccaagaaatggaaggatgaacattgttgacaatccagaattgctgcatgagttgcagtatagtgtgcctgaacaacagcagtttgttgcagagaaggagccgatgctgaatgctgagcaaagagtcgtgtatgaccatgtgtgcggctgcttggataggaatgttccttcaatgattttcattgattccccagcaggaacgggaaagacatttctcacaaatttgatcctctccaaagttagaggtaaaggtgatgttgcttttgctgtagcatcctctgggatagctgctacattgatgcctggtggaagaactgcacattctcgcttcaagatacccatcgaagtgagcgagaatacaatgtgcaacattgaaaagaattcctacacggcacagttgatcaggcaagtgagactgattgtttgggatgagtgtccgatgattaggagggagagcttcgaagccgtggatagaactcttcgggatatatgcaccaaggatgagccttttgggg acaactccttcctgttgtga